One Mycobacterium sp. 050128 genomic window carries:
- a CDS encoding [protein-PII] uridylyltransferase — protein MKPTEPDRESGANAAQTEIASNTSDLAAARRTLLSEGSTLHAAELRHAWLELHESWLAAKSAELGITDASGFALVGVGGLGRRELLPYSDLDLMLLHDNVSDDVLQRVADGLWYPLWDANVRLDHSVRTVSGTLGVANGDMIAALGLLDARHIAGDPALSDELIAGARKQWRTAIRSRMDELVEMTNARWLRCGRIAQRAEPDLKSGRGGLRDVQLLDALGVAQLIDRRGMNRPEIPGGSLDDAYLTLLDVRTELHRVSGRGRDQLLAQFADEISAALYMGDRFSLARVLSDAGRTIAYHAETGLRTAQNALPRRGITALVRRPKRRPLDEGVVEYDGEIVLAREAQPQTDAGLVLRVAAASADTGLPIGAATLSRLAASVPDLPTPWPREALDDLLVVLLAGPTMLATIEALDRTGLWSRLFPEWDAVRDLPPRDVSHVWTVDRHIAETAVNAAPLSTRVARSDLLALGALLHDIGKGRGVDHCVFGADLVPPIGERLGLEPRDIETLAGMVRHHLLLPITATRSDLNDPKTIASVTEALGGDLQLLELLHALAEADSKATGPGVWSDWKASLVEDLVRRCRLVMVGESLPKAEPTAPHYLSLAASHGVHVEINPGQSERLHAVMVAPDTRGLVSKAAAVLALNSLRIHSATVNTHDGVAIAEFVVSPLFGSPPEAGLLRQQFVGALGGDVDVLGALEKRDTDAANSAMARAGEIQAGAPLTRSTAPPRILWLDAATAEHLVVEVRAMDRLGLLALLAQALERAGADIAWAKVNTFGSTAADVFCVTMPRDAADGEQSTAACAEVEKQLLAVLGASADAVVDEPVAD, from the coding sequence ATGAAACCGACCGAGCCCGACCGGGAATCTGGAGCGAACGCCGCGCAGACAGAAATCGCTTCTAATACAAGCGATTTGGCCGCTGCGCGGCGTACGCTGCTGTCTGAGGGCAGCACCCTGCACGCGGCCGAGCTGCGGCACGCCTGGCTGGAATTGCATGAGTCGTGGCTGGCGGCCAAGTCCGCCGAACTCGGGATCACCGATGCCAGTGGCTTTGCGCTCGTCGGCGTCGGCGGCCTGGGCCGGCGCGAACTGCTTCCTTACTCCGATCTCGACTTGATGCTGTTGCACGACAACGTGTCTGACGATGTGCTGCAGCGGGTCGCCGACGGGCTGTGGTATCCGTTGTGGGACGCCAACGTTCGGCTCGACCACAGCGTGCGCACGGTATCCGGAACACTCGGCGTCGCCAACGGCGACATGATTGCCGCCCTGGGCCTATTGGACGCTCGCCACATCGCCGGCGATCCCGCGTTGTCCGACGAGTTGATCGCCGGTGCAAGAAAGCAGTGGCGCACCGCAATTCGCTCTCGGATGGACGAGCTGGTCGAGATGACCAACGCTCGCTGGTTGCGCTGTGGCCGGATCGCGCAACGCGCCGAGCCCGATCTGAAATCGGGCCGCGGCGGCCTGCGCGATGTCCAATTGCTCGACGCGCTGGGCGTCGCCCAGCTGATCGACCGCCGCGGCATGAACCGCCCGGAGATCCCGGGCGGTTCACTCGACGACGCGTATCTGACGCTGCTCGACGTGCGCACCGAACTGCATCGGGTGTCGGGCCGCGGACGCGACCAGCTACTGGCTCAGTTCGCCGATGAGATCAGCGCCGCCCTCTACATGGGCGATCGATTTAGCTTGGCGCGCGTGCTTTCCGACGCTGGTCGCACGATCGCGTACCACGCCGAAACCGGACTGCGTACCGCGCAGAACGCGCTGCCGCGACGCGGCATCACTGCCTTGGTCCGACGCCCGAAGCGGCGACCGCTGGACGAGGGCGTGGTCGAGTATGACGGCGAAATCGTGCTGGCCCGCGAGGCGCAACCCCAAACCGATGCCGGACTGGTGCTCCGGGTGGCTGCCGCGTCGGCCGACACGGGCCTGCCCATCGGGGCAGCGACGCTGAGCCGGCTGGCCGCCAGCGTCCCCGACTTGCCGACACCGTGGCCGCGGGAGGCGCTGGACGACCTGCTGGTGGTGCTGTTGGCCGGCCCCACGATGCTCGCCACGATCGAGGCGCTGGACCGTACCGGCTTGTGGAGCAGGCTCTTTCCCGAATGGGACGCGGTGCGCGACCTTCCGCCCCGCGATGTCTCGCATGTGTGGACGGTGGACCGCCACATCGCCGAGACCGCCGTCAATGCGGCGCCGCTGAGCACTCGCGTCGCACGATCGGACCTGCTTGCGCTCGGCGCGCTGCTGCACGACATCGGCAAGGGCCGTGGCGTCGACCACTGCGTGTTCGGGGCGGATTTGGTGCCGCCCATCGGCGAGCGGCTGGGGCTGGAGCCCCGGGACATCGAGACACTGGCGGGCATGGTCCGCCACCATCTGCTGCTGCCCATCACGGCCACCCGAAGCGACCTCAACGACCCGAAAACCATTGCGTCCGTGACGGAGGCGTTGGGCGGGGATCTGCAACTGCTCGAGCTGCTGCACGCGCTCGCCGAGGCCGACTCGAAGGCCACCGGGCCGGGGGTGTGGAGCGACTGGAAAGCCTCGCTCGTGGAGGACCTGGTGCGCCGCTGCCGGTTGGTGATGGTGGGTGAGTCGCTGCCGAAAGCCGAACCGACCGCGCCACACTATCTTTCGCTGGCCGCCAGCCACGGGGTACACGTCGAGATCAATCCGGGGCAGTCCGAACGCCTCCACGCGGTGATGGTCGCACCGGACACGCGGGGACTGGTGTCGAAGGCCGCCGCAGTGCTGGCACTGAATTCACTGCGGATCCATTCCGCGACGGTCAATACTCACGACGGCGTCGCGATCGCCGAGTTCGTGGTGTCACCGCTGTTCGGTTCGCCGCCCGAAGCGGGCCTGCTGCGTCAGCAGTTCGTCGGCGCGCTGGGCGGTGACGTCGATGTCCTTGGCGCGCTGGAAAAGCGCGACACCGATGCCGCCAACTCGGCGATGGCCCGGGCCGGGGAGATTCAGGCGGGGGCGCCGCTGACCCGGTCCACCGCTCCGCCCCGCATCCTGTGGCTCGACGCCGCCACGGCCGAGCACCTTGTCGTCGAGGTGCGCGCCATGGACCGGCTCGGGCTACTCGCGTTGCTGGCGCAGGCACTCGAGCGGGCGGGAGCAGATATCGCCTGGGCGAAGGTCAATACGTTCGGATCGACGGCCGCCGACGTGTTCTGTGTGACCATGCCGCGTGACGCTGCGGACGGCGAACAGAGCACGGCTGCCTGCGCCGAAGTGGAGAAGCAATTGCTTGCGGTGCTGGGCGCCTCCGCGGACGCGGTGGTCGACGAGCCCGTCGCCGACTGA
- the smc gene encoding chromosome segregation protein SMC, protein MYLKSLTLKGFKSFASPTTLRFEPGITAVVGPNGSGKSNVVDALAWVMGEQGAKTLRGGKMEDVIFAGTSSRAPLGRAEVTVTIDNADNALPIEYSEVSITRRMFRDGASEYEINGTSCRLMDVQELLSDSGIGREMHVIVGQGKLDEILQSRPEDRRAFIEEAAGVLKHRKRKEKALRKLDAMQANLARLTDLTTELRRQLKPLGRQAEVARRAATIQADLRDAKLRLAADDLVNRQVQRDAILEAEATMRREHDEAAGRLAVASEELTAHETALAELSVRAESVQHTWFGLSALAERVGATVRIASERAQHLDLEPVATSDTDPDALDAEAEQVAAAERELLAELDAARTRLETARAELSEREREAAEADRAHLAAVRAEADRREGLARLAGQVETMRARVESIDDSVERLSERIEHGAARAQQARAEFETVQSRVGELDQGEVGLDEHHERTVAALRLADERVAELQAGEREAERRVASLRARIDALSVGLERKDGAAWLTQNHSGAGLFGPIAKLVKVRSGYETALAAVLGSAADALAAENFGAARSAVAALKQADGGRAALVLGDWPSPETDPEPPPLPGGALWALDLVEAPQRLRAAMIAMLSGVAVVNDLGVALDLVAGRPQLRAVTLDGDLVGRGWVSGGSDRKPSTLELTSEIDKAGSELVVAESQVAQLSAALSGALTEQRARHDSAEQALAALNESDTEISAMYEQLGRLGQDARTAEEEWNRLVRQREELEAGRTQTVEEVTELETRLRNAQASQLAPAEDSVDRQRIAAAADTARGVEVEARLAVRTAEERANAVRGRADSLRRAAAAEREARVRAQQAHAARLRAAAVAAAVADAGRLLAERLNRVVGAASQIRDAMIAEREVRSAAMAAVRNEVHTLGTRVATLTDSLHRDEVANAQAAMRIEQLEQMVLEQFGMSPADLIAEYGPQIALPPSELEMAEFELARERGEQVTAPAPIPYDRPTQERRAKRAERELAELGRVNPLALEEFAALEERYNFLSTQLEDVKAARKDLLDVVADVDARILQVFSEAFVDVEREFQEVFTVLFPGGEGRLRLTNPDDMLTTGIEVEARPPGKKITRLSLLSGGEKALTAVAMLVAIFRARPSPFYIMDEVEAALDDTNLRRLISLFELLRARSQLLIITHQKPTMEVADALYGVTMQGDGITAVISQRMRGQEVQQLATASS, encoded by the coding sequence GTGTACCTCAAGAGTCTGACGCTGAAGGGCTTCAAGTCCTTCGCTTCGCCGACGACTCTGCGCTTCGAGCCGGGCATCACCGCCGTCGTCGGGCCCAACGGTTCCGGCAAATCCAACGTGGTGGACGCGCTGGCGTGGGTGATGGGGGAGCAGGGCGCCAAGACGCTGCGCGGCGGAAAGATGGAAGACGTCATCTTCGCCGGCACCTCGTCGCGCGCCCCGCTGGGCCGCGCCGAAGTCACCGTCACGATCGACAACGCCGACAACGCGCTGCCGATCGAGTACTCCGAGGTGTCGATCACCCGGCGGATGTTCCGCGACGGCGCCAGTGAATACGAAATCAACGGCACCAGTTGCCGTTTGATGGACGTCCAGGAACTGCTGAGCGACTCCGGCATCGGCCGAGAGATGCACGTGATCGTCGGGCAGGGCAAGCTCGACGAGATCCTGCAGTCGCGGCCCGAGGACCGCCGCGCGTTCATCGAAGAAGCCGCGGGTGTGCTCAAGCACCGCAAGCGCAAGGAAAAGGCCCTGCGCAAGCTCGACGCGATGCAGGCCAACCTGGCGCGCCTCACCGACCTGACCACCGAATTGCGGCGCCAACTCAAACCGCTGGGCCGCCAGGCCGAGGTGGCGCGACGTGCGGCGACCATCCAGGCCGACCTGCGTGACGCCAAGCTGCGGCTGGCCGCCGACGACCTGGTCAATCGGCAGGTGCAGCGGGACGCGATCCTGGAGGCCGAGGCCACCATGCGCCGCGAGCATGACGAGGCCGCCGGTCGCCTGGCCGTGGCGTCCGAGGAGCTGACCGCGCACGAGACCGCGCTGGCCGAGCTGTCGGTGCGCGCCGAGTCGGTCCAGCACACCTGGTTCGGGCTGTCCGCGCTGGCCGAGCGGGTGGGTGCGACGGTGCGTATCGCCAGCGAGCGCGCCCAGCACCTGGATCTCGAGCCGGTGGCGACCAGCGACACCGACCCGGACGCGCTGGACGCCGAGGCCGAGCAGGTCGCGGCCGCCGAGCGCGAGCTGCTGGCCGAGCTGGACGCCGCCCGGACCCGGCTGGAGACCGCCCGGGCCGAGCTGTCCGAGCGGGAACGCGAGGCCGCCGAGGCCGATCGGGCGCATTTGGCCGCCGTGCGGGCCGAGGCCGACCGTCGCGAGGGCCTGGCCCGGCTGGCGGGTCAGGTCGAAACCATGCGGGCCCGGGTCGAATCGATCGACGACAGCGTCGAGCGGCTGTCCGAACGCATCGAGCACGGCGCCGCCCGCGCGCAGCAGGCCCGCGCGGAGTTCGAAACCGTGCAGAGCCGCGTCGGCGAACTCGATCAGGGCGAGGTCGGCCTGGACGAACACCACGAGCGGACGGTGGCCGCGTTGCGGCTGGCCGACGAGCGCGTCGCCGAGCTGCAGGCCGGCGAGCGCGAAGCCGAGCGCCGGGTGGCGTCGCTGCGGGCCCGCATCGATGCGCTCTCAGTTGGGCTCGAGCGCAAGGACGGCGCGGCGTGGCTCACCCAAAACCACAGTGGCGCAGGACTTTTCGGACCTATCGCGAAGCTGGTCAAGGTCCGTTCCGGGTATGAAACGGCACTGGCCGCGGTGCTCGGGTCCGCGGCGGACGCGCTGGCCGCCGAAAACTTCGGCGCCGCCCGTTCGGCGGTCGCCGCGCTGAAGCAGGCCGACGGCGGCCGCGCGGCCCTGGTCCTCGGCGACTGGCCGAGCCCAGAAACCGATCCCGAGCCCCCGCCGCTGCCCGGCGGTGCCCTGTGGGCGCTCGACCTGGTCGAGGCGCCGCAGCGGCTGCGCGCAGCGATGATCGCCATGCTGTCCGGCGTCGCGGTGGTCAACGACCTGGGCGTGGCGCTGGATCTGGTCGCGGGCCGTCCGCAGCTGCGCGCGGTCACGCTCGACGGCGACCTGGTCGGCCGGGGCTGGGTGAGCGGCGGTTCGGACCGCAAGCCGTCGACGCTGGAGCTGACCTCGGAGATCGACAAGGCCGGCAGTGAGCTGGTCGTCGCGGAGTCGCAGGTGGCGCAACTGTCCGCCGCCCTGTCCGGCGCCTTGACCGAGCAGCGCGCGCGGCACGACTCCGCCGAGCAGGCACTGGCCGCGCTCAACGAGTCCGACACCGAGATCTCGGCGATGTACGAGCAGCTGGGCCGGCTCGGGCAGGACGCCCGCACCGCCGAGGAAGAGTGGAACCGGCTGGTGCGCCAGCGCGAGGAGCTGGAGGCCGGGCGCACCCAGACCGTCGAAGAGGTCACCGAGCTCGAAACCCGGCTGCGCAACGCCCAGGCCAGCCAGCTTGCCCCCGCCGAAGACTCCGTCGATCGTCAGCGGATCGCCGCCGCGGCCGACACCGCCCGCGGCGTCGAGGTGGAGGCCCGGCTCGCGGTGCGCACCGCCGAGGAGCGGGCCAACGCCGTGCGTGGCCGGGCCGATTCGTTGCGCCGCGCGGCCGCCGCGGAACGCGAGGCGCGGGTGCGCGCCCAGCAGGCACACGCCGCGCGATTGCGAGCGGCCGCGGTGGCCGCGGCGGTGGCCGACGCCGGCCGGCTGCTCGCGGAGCGGTTGAACCGGGTGGTCGGCGCCGCATCGCAGATCCGCGACGCGATGATCGCCGAACGCGAGGTGCGGTCGGCGGCGATGGCGGCGGTGCGCAACGAGGTGCACACGCTCGGCACCCGGGTGGCGACGCTGACCGACTCGCTGCACCGCGACGAGGTGGCCAACGCCCAGGCGGCGATGCGCATCGAGCAGCTCGAACAAATGGTGCTCGAGCAGTTCGGCATGAGCCCGGCGGATTTGATCGCCGAGTACGGGCCCCAGATCGCACTGCCGCCCTCCGAGCTGGAGATGGCCGAGTTCGAGCTGGCCCGCGAGCGGGGCGAGCAGGTCACCGCGCCCGCGCCGATACCGTACGACCGGCCCACCCAGGAGCGGCGGGCCAAACGCGCCGAGCGGGAACTGGCCGAGCTGGGCCGGGTCAACCCGCTGGCGCTCGAAGAGTTTGCCGCGCTCGAGGAGCGCTACAACTTCCTGTCCACCCAGCTCGAGGACGTCAAGGCGGCCCGCAAGGACCTGCTCGACGTGGTCGCCGACGTCGACGCCCGCATCCTGCAGGTGTTCAGCGAGGCGTTCGTCGATGTAGAGCGCGAATTCCAGGAAGTCTTCACCGTGCTGTTCCCCGGCGGCGAGGGCCGGCTGCGGCTGACCAACCCGGACGACATGCTCACCACCGGCATCGAGGTGGAGGCGCGTCCGCCCGGCAAGAAGATCACCCGACTGTCTTTGCTGTCCGGTGGCGAGAAGGCGCTGACCGCCGTCGCGATGCTGGTGGCGATCTTCCGCGCCCGCCCGTCGCCGTTCTACATCATGGACGAGGTCGAGGCGGCGCTCGACGACACCAACCTGCGCCGCCTGATCTCGCTGTTCGAGCTGCTGCGGGCGCGTTCGCAGCTGCTGATCATCACCCACCAGAAGCCGACCATGGAAGTCGCCGACGCGCTGTACGGGGTCACCATGCAGGGCGACGGCATCACCGCGGTGATCTCGCAGCGCATGCGTGGACAAGAGGTCCAGCAGCTCGCCACTGCTTCTTCTTAG
- a CDS encoding ammonium transporter: MGQPNTGDTAWMLASSALVLLMTPGLAFFYGGMVRAKSVLNMLMMSISAMGVVTVLWVLYGYSVSFGTDKGNLIGDPGEYFGLKGLIGGNAVAADPTKGVAATDIPLAGTLPATVFVAFQLMFAIITVALISGAVSDRLKFSAWLVFAGLWATLVYFPVAHWVFAFDGFAAEKGGWIANKLHAIDFAGGTAVHINSGVAGLMLAIVLGKRKGWPTTLFRPHNVPFVMLGAGLLWFGWYGFNAGSATSSNGAAGATFMTTTIATATAMLAWLLTERIRDGKATTLGAASGIVAGLVAITPSCSSVNALGALIIGLVAGVLCALAVGLKFKLGFDDSLDVVGVHLVGGLAGTLLVGLLAAPESVAINGVTGVSKGLFYGGGWDQLERQAVGAFAVLFYSGIVTLILALILKYTIGLRLSPEAEAAGIDESEHAESSYDFAVVTGSILPHASLPDSSNGRDEAVAEKVEAEQS; this comes from the coding sequence ATGGGCCAGCCCAATACCGGCGATACCGCATGGATGCTGGCGAGTTCAGCGCTGGTGCTGTTGATGACGCCAGGTTTGGCGTTCTTCTATGGCGGCATGGTGCGAGCCAAGAGTGTGCTCAACATGCTCATGATGAGCATCAGCGCCATGGGTGTGGTGACGGTGTTGTGGGTGCTATATGGCTATTCAGTCTCATTCGGAACCGACAAGGGCAACCTGATCGGCGACCCGGGAGAGTACTTCGGCCTGAAGGGCCTGATCGGCGGTAACGCCGTGGCCGCCGACCCGACCAAGGGCGTTGCGGCGACCGATATCCCGCTGGCCGGAACCCTGCCGGCGACCGTATTCGTGGCCTTCCAGCTGATGTTCGCGATCATCACGGTCGCGCTGATCTCGGGAGCGGTGTCCGACCGGCTCAAGTTCAGCGCGTGGCTGGTGTTCGCCGGCCTGTGGGCGACGTTGGTCTACTTCCCGGTTGCGCACTGGGTCTTCGCGTTCGACGGGTTCGCGGCCGAGAAGGGCGGCTGGATCGCCAACAAGCTGCACGCGATCGACTTCGCCGGTGGCACCGCTGTCCATATCAACTCCGGTGTGGCGGGCTTGATGCTGGCGATCGTGCTGGGCAAGCGCAAAGGCTGGCCCACCACGCTGTTCCGCCCGCACAATGTGCCCTTCGTGATGCTCGGCGCGGGCCTACTGTGGTTCGGCTGGTACGGCTTCAACGCCGGTTCGGCCACCAGCTCCAACGGGGCTGCCGGGGCGACGTTCATGACCACCACGATCGCGACGGCAACGGCGATGCTGGCCTGGCTGCTCACCGAGCGCATCCGCGACGGCAAGGCGACGACGCTGGGTGCGGCATCGGGCATCGTCGCCGGGCTGGTCGCCATCACGCCGTCCTGCTCGTCGGTGAATGCCCTGGGGGCGCTGATCATCGGTCTGGTGGCCGGCGTGCTGTGTGCGCTGGCGGTCGGGCTGAAGTTCAAGCTCGGCTTCGACGACTCGCTGGACGTGGTCGGGGTACACCTGGTCGGTGGTCTGGCCGGCACGCTGCTGGTGGGTCTGCTGGCCGCGCCGGAGAGCGTGGCGATCAACGGCGTGACCGGCGTATCCAAGGGTTTGTTCTACGGCGGCGGCTGGGATCAGCTGGAGCGGCAGGCGGTCGGCGCGTTTGCCGTTCTGTTCTACTCCGGGATCGTCACCCTCATCCTGGCTCTGATTCTCAAGTACACGATTGGCCTGCGCCTCAGTCCTGAGGCAGAGGCGGCGGGTATCGATGAATCGGAGCACGCGGAGAGCAGCTACGATTTCGCAGTAGTCACCGGTTCGATTCTTCCGCATGCCAGTCTGCCGGACAGCTCTAACGGCCGAGACGAAGCAGTGGCCGAGAAAGTGGAGGCAGAGCAATCATGA
- the glnB gene encoding nitrogen regulatory protein P-II, with protein sequence MKLVTAIVKPFTLDDVKTSLEDAGVLGLTVSEVQGYGRQKGHTEVYRGAEYSVDFVPKVRIEVVVDDSIVDKVVDSIVRAARTGKIGDGKVWVSPVETIVRVRTGERGTDAI encoded by the coding sequence ATGAAGCTGGTCACCGCAATCGTGAAGCCGTTCACCCTCGATGACGTCAAGACCAGCCTGGAGGACGCGGGGGTCCTCGGGTTGACCGTCAGCGAAGTCCAGGGTTACGGACGGCAGAAAGGGCACACCGAGGTTTACCGGGGTGCTGAGTACTCCGTCGACTTCGTGCCCAAGGTTCGCATTGAAGTCGTTGTCGACGATTCCATCGTCGACAAGGTGGTGGACAGCATCGTCCGGGCGGCCCGTACCGGCAAGATCGGTGACGGCAAGGTCTGGGTGAGCCCCGTGGAGACCATCGTGCGAGTGCGCACCGGTGAGCGCGGGACCGATGCGATATGA
- the ftsY gene encoding signal recognition particle-docking protein FtsY, translated as MSQGLWIAIAVLSVLAALVVIAALVLGLTRYRRRRINLTRPEPSALDRSGGYTASSGITFSQGAPTIDTTGLPAVGDDATIPRDAPRRTISDVHLPAPEAEPETVTPPPTAAPEPPPAPEPPPTAAPEAPPVPEPQAPAAAEIEEIAPTEGRLERLRGRLARSQNALGRSMLGLIGGGDLDEDSWQDVEDTLLVADLGPVVTESVVSQLRSRLASTNVRTEADARAVLRDVLINELKPEMDRSIRALPHDDHPSVLLVVGVNGTGKTTTVGKLARVLVADGRRVVLGAADTFRAAAADQLQTWASRVGAEVVCGAEGSDPAAVAFDAVDKGIKMGADVVLIDTAGRLHTKVGLMDELDKVKRVVTRRAAVDEVLLVLDATIGQNGLAQAKVFAEVVDITGAVLTKLDGTAKGGIVFRVQQELGVPVKLVGLGEGPDDLAPFETAAFVDALLG; from the coding sequence GTGTCGCAAGGTCTTTGGATCGCCATCGCCGTCCTAAGCGTTCTAGCCGCCCTGGTTGTCATCGCTGCGCTGGTCCTGGGGCTGACCCGGTACCGCCGCCGGCGGATCAACCTGACCCGTCCCGAGCCGAGCGCACTGGACCGTTCCGGTGGCTACACCGCATCGTCGGGCATCACCTTCAGTCAGGGCGCGCCGACGATCGACACCACCGGGCTGCCCGCGGTGGGCGACGACGCGACCATCCCGCGCGACGCGCCGCGGCGCACGATCTCCGACGTCCACCTGCCGGCCCCGGAGGCCGAACCCGAGACCGTCACGCCACCGCCGACCGCCGCACCCGAGCCGCCCCCGGCGCCTGAGCCGCCGCCGACCGCTGCACCGGAGGCGCCCCCGGTGCCTGAGCCGCAAGCTCCCGCGGCGGCCGAGATCGAGGAGATAGCACCGACCGAGGGTCGGTTGGAACGCCTGCGCGGCCGGCTGGCCCGGTCCCAGAACGCGCTCGGGCGCAGCATGCTGGGCCTGATCGGCGGCGGCGACCTGGACGAAGACTCCTGGCAGGACGTCGAGGACACCCTGCTGGTCGCCGACCTGGGCCCGGTCGTCACCGAATCGGTGGTCTCGCAGCTGCGCAGCCGCCTGGCCAGCACCAACGTCCGGACCGAGGCCGACGCCCGGGCGGTGCTGCGCGACGTGCTGATCAACGAGCTGAAACCCGAGATGGATCGCTCGATCCGGGCACTGCCGCACGACGACCACCCGTCGGTGCTGCTGGTCGTCGGCGTCAACGGCACCGGCAAAACCACCACGGTCGGCAAACTGGCGCGGGTGCTGGTGGCCGACGGCCGGCGTGTCGTGCTGGGCGCCGCCGACACCTTCCGTGCCGCGGCCGCCGATCAGCTGCAGACCTGGGCGTCTCGGGTGGGCGCCGAAGTGGTGTGCGGAGCCGAGGGCTCCGACCCGGCGGCGGTGGCCTTCGACGCCGTCGACAAGGGCATCAAGATGGGCGCCGACGTCGTGCTGATCGACACCGCGGGGCGGCTGCACACCAAAGTGGGCCTGATGGACGAGCTCGACAAGGTCAAACGCGTGGTAACCCGGCGCGCCGCCGTCGACGAGGTGTTGCTGGTCCTCGACGCCACGATCGGGCAAAACGGCCTGGCCCAGGCGAAGGTTTTCGCCGAGGTCGTTGACATCACCGGCGCGGTGCTGACCAAGCTGGACGGAACGGCCAAGGGCGGCATCGTTTTCCGGGTGCAACAAGAACTCGGCGTGCCGGTGAAACTGGTCGGCCTCGGTGAAGGCCCGGACGATTTGGCGCCGTTCGAGACCGCCGCATTCGTGGACGCCCTGCTCGGCTGA
- a CDS encoding DEAD/DEAH box helicase, which yields MQPVSAADASVGIDTRPLRGWQRRALVKYVADSPRDFLAVATPGSGKTTFALRVISELLSSRAVEQITVVVPTEHLKVQWAQAALRYGIFLDPRFSNTSPQTSPEYHGVMVTYAQVASHPTLHRVRTEQRKTLVVFDEIHHGGDAKTWGDAIREAFDDATRRLALTGTPFRSDDSPIPFVTYESGADGIRRSQADHTYGYAEALADGVVRPVVFLAYSGQARWRDSAGEEHEARLGEPLSAEQTARAWRTALDPAGEWMPAVITAADLRLRQLRTHVPDAGGMIIASDQTAARAYATLLTKLTGETPTLVLSDDPGSSERITEFAESTTRWLVAVRMVSEGVDVPRLSVGIYATSASTPLFFAQAIGRFVRSRRPGETASIFVPSVPNLLMLASELEAERNHVLGEPHRESLDDPLLADPAVREQNEKTDLEKGFTSLGADAELDQVIFDGSSFGTAAAAGSDEEADYLGIPGLLDATQMRALLHRRQDEQLQKRAHLQKQAGQPAPAPAGPGSMHGQLRELRRELNSLVSAAHHRTGKPHGWIHNELRRRCGGPPIAAATRDQLKDRIVALRQLNSELA from the coding sequence ATGCAGCCGGTCAGCGCCGCGGACGCGAGCGTTGGAATCGACACGCGACCGCTGCGAGGCTGGCAGCGCCGCGCGCTGGTGAAGTACGTGGCCGACTCGCCGCGCGACTTCCTGGCCGTGGCTACTCCCGGATCCGGAAAGACGACGTTCGCACTGCGGGTGATCTCCGAACTGCTGAGCAGTCGTGCCGTCGAGCAGATCACCGTCGTGGTGCCCACCGAGCACCTCAAGGTGCAGTGGGCGCAGGCCGCGCTGCGGTACGGCATCTTCCTGGACCCGCGATTCTCCAACACCAGTCCGCAGACCTCGCCGGAGTATCACGGCGTGATGGTCACCTACGCCCAGGTCGCGTCGCATCCGACGCTGCACCGGGTGCGCACCGAGCAGCGCAAGACGCTGGTCGTCTTCGACGAGATCCACCATGGCGGTGACGCAAAGACCTGGGGCGATGCCATCCGTGAAGCGTTCGACGACGCGACGCGCCGACTTGCCTTGACGGGCACCCCGTTTCGCAGCGACGACAGCCCCATCCCGTTCGTCACCTACGAATCCGGCGCCGACGGGATACGCCGTTCGCAGGCCGATCACACCTACGGTTATGCCGAAGCGCTCGCCGACGGGGTGGTGCGCCCGGTGGTGTTCCTCGCCTACTCCGGGCAGGCGCGCTGGCGCGACAGCGCCGGCGAAGAGCACGAGGCGCGCCTCGGTGAGCCGCTGTCGGCCGAGCAGACCGCGCGGGCGTGGCGCACCGCACTGGATCCCGCCGGCGAATGGATGCCCGCGGTGATCACCGCCGCCGATCTGCGCCTGCGTCAGCTGCGCACCCATGTGCCCGACGCCGGCGGCATGATCATCGCCTCGGACCAGACCGCGGCCCGCGCCTATGCCACCCTGCTGACGAAGCTGACCGGCGAAACGCCGACGCTGGTGCTCTCCGACGACCCCGGATCCTCGGAGCGGATCACCGAATTCGCCGAGAGCACCACACGCTGGCTGGTCGCGGTGCGGATGGTCTCCGAAGGTGTCGACGTTCCCCGGCTGTCGGTCGGGATCTACGCCACCAGCGCCTCGACGCCGCTGTTCTTCGCCCAGGCCATCGGGCGCTTCGTGCGGTCGCGGCGCCCGGGCGAGACCGCGAGCATCTTCGTGCCGTCGGTGCCCAACCTGCTGATGCTGGCCAGCGAGTTGGAAGCCGAGCGCAATCACGTGCTTGGCGAACCGCACCGCGAGTCGCTCGACGATCCCCTGCTCGCCGATCCCGCCGTCCGGGAGCAGAACGAAAAGACGGACCTGGAAAAGGGTTTCACGTCGCTGGGCGCCGATGCCGAATTGGATCAGGTCATCTTCGACGGGTCCTCGTTCGGCACCGCCGCCGCGGCGGGAAGCGACGAGGAGGCCGACTACCTGGGCATCCCGGGGTTGCTCGACGCCACCCAGATGCGGGCGCTGCTGCATCGCCGCCAGGACGAGCAGCTGCAGAAACGGGCCCACCTGCAAAAGCAGGCCGGGCAACCCGCACCGGCACCCGCGGGGCCGGGGTCCATGCACGGCCAGCTGCGCGAGCTGCGCCGCGAGCTCAACAGTCTGGTGTCGGCTGCCCATCACCGCACCGGCAAGCCGCACGGCTGGATCCACAACGAACTGCGCCGTCGCTGCGGCGGGCCGCCGATCGCCGCAGCGACCCGCGATCAGCTCAAGGACCGCATTGTGGCTCTGCGCCAACTGAATTCGGAGCTGGCGTAG